In one window of Hymenobacter nivis DNA:
- a CDS encoding ABC transporter ATP-binding protein: MLEIIDLRQAYGRHEVLQGVNLTLRPGIIHGLVGANGAGKTTLINCLYGLENGFTGIVRGPGGRPVRACTGLVPYEPFFYPRLTGREYLEFCVQARGGPARDFAGWNRVLELPLDQYADEYSAGMRKKLALLAVLAQDFAYLILDEPFNGLDLEANLLLKEILRRLRDRGTGILLTSHILGALTETADEISVLVGGRVQRRYTAAEFGALEADLLDALHREKLGLLDALV, encoded by the coding sequence GTGCTCGAAATTATTGACCTGCGCCAAGCCTACGGCCGCCACGAGGTGCTGCAGGGCGTGAACTTAACCTTGCGGCCGGGCATCATCCATGGGTTAGTGGGGGCAAACGGCGCGGGTAAAACCACGCTTATCAACTGCCTCTACGGACTGGAAAACGGCTTTACGGGCATCGTGCGGGGCCCCGGCGGCCGGCCCGTGCGGGCTTGCACGGGGCTGGTGCCCTACGAGCCGTTTTTCTACCCCCGCCTCACGGGGCGCGAGTACCTGGAGTTTTGCGTGCAGGCGCGGGGCGGGCCGGCCCGCGACTTTGCCGGCTGGAACCGTGTGCTGGAACTGCCCCTCGACCAGTATGCCGACGAATATTCGGCCGGGATGCGCAAAAAGCTGGCCCTGCTGGCCGTGCTGGCCCAGGATTTTGCCTACCTCATCCTCGACGAGCCCTTCAACGGCCTCGACCTGGAAGCCAACCTGCTGCTGAAGGAAATTTTGCGGCGGCTGCGCGACCGGGGTACGGGCATCCTGCTCACCTCGCACATCCTGGGGGCCCTTACCGAAACGGCCGACGAGATTTCGGTGCTGGTGGGCGGGCGGGTGCAGCGCCGCTATACTGCCGCCGAGTTTGGGGCCCTGGAAGCCGACCTGCTCGACGCCCTGCACCGCGAAAAGCTGGGCCTGCTCGACGCGCTGGTGTAA
- a CDS encoding saccharopine dehydrogenase family protein, producing MTTTRLLLLGAGRSAASLIEYLLRHAPTEGWFLTVADANPSHLAPVLAAHSQYARAVPFDAADARVLDARVAEADVVVSMLPAALHPAVARACLRHGRHLATASYVGPEIQALHAEAEAAGLVFLMECGLDPGLDHMSAVRALADIRVRGGRVTSFKSYCGGLLAPAAEADNPWKYKFTWNPRNVVLAGQGGPARYLDRGHPRFIPYQHLFARAEPVAVPGHGDFEGYANRDSLGYRGPYGLADVPTVLRGTLRRPGYCAAWQALVSLGLTDDSTRLGNAETMSWAALVEAFLPVAKVPGLPLPLRVAYYLGLAPEGEEMGRLNWLGLFSDQHPVGHADATPAQLLERLLAHKWQLGPHDCDLVVMQHVFEYELAGRAHRRTSSLVVTGADATRTAMAQTVGLPLGMAVRRLARGEVPQRGVVIPVVPELYGPILDELAADYGIAFQEEEAGE from the coding sequence ATGACGACAACCCGCTTGCTGTTGCTCGGGGCCGGCCGTTCCGCCGCCTCGCTCATTGAGTACCTGCTGCGCCACGCGCCCACCGAAGGCTGGTTCCTGACCGTGGCCGACGCCAACCCATCCCACTTGGCCCCCGTGCTGGCCGCCCACTCGCAGTATGCCCGCGCCGTGCCCTTCGACGCGGCCGACGCCAGGGTCCTGGATGCCCGCGTGGCCGAGGCCGACGTGGTGGTTTCTATGCTGCCGGCCGCACTGCACCCGGCCGTGGCCCGAGCCTGCCTGCGCCACGGCCGCCACTTGGCCACGGCCAGCTACGTGGGCCCCGAAATTCAGGCCCTGCACGCCGAAGCGGAAGCTGCCGGACTAGTGTTTCTGATGGAGTGCGGCCTCGACCCCGGCCTCGACCACATGTCGGCCGTGCGGGCCCTGGCTGATATTCGGGTGCGGGGCGGGCGGGTCACGTCCTTCAAATCGTACTGCGGGGGCCTGCTAGCCCCGGCCGCGGAGGCCGACAACCCCTGGAAATACAAGTTCACCTGGAACCCGCGCAACGTGGTACTGGCCGGCCAGGGCGGTCCCGCCCGCTACCTCGACCGCGGCCACCCGCGCTTTATCCCGTATCAGCACCTGTTTGCGCGGGCCGAGCCCGTGGCCGTGCCTGGCCACGGCGACTTCGAGGGCTACGCTAACCGCGACTCGCTCGGCTACCGGGGCCCCTACGGCTTGGCCGACGTGCCCACGGTACTGCGCGGCACCCTGCGCCGCCCAGGCTACTGCGCCGCCTGGCAAGCCTTGGTCAGCCTGGGCCTCACCGATGATAGCACCCGCCTCGGCAACGCCGAAACCATGAGTTGGGCCGCGCTGGTGGAGGCCTTTTTGCCCGTGGCTAAGGTGCCCGGCTTGCCGCTGCCGCTGCGCGTGGCCTATTACCTGGGCCTGGCCCCCGAGGGCGAAGAAATGGGCCGCCTGAACTGGCTGGGCCTGTTTTCCGACCAGCACCCCGTGGGCCATGCCGATGCCACGCCCGCCCAACTCCTCGAACGCCTGCTGGCCCATAAGTGGCAGCTGGGGCCCCACGACTGCGACCTCGTGGTGATGCAGCACGTGTTCGAGTATGAGCTGGCCGGCCGGGCACACCGCCGCACCTCGTCGCTGGTGGTGACGGGCGCCGACGCTACCCGCACCGCCATGGCCCAAACCGTGGGCCTGCCCCTGGGCATGGCCGTGCGGCGGCTGGCCCGGGGCGAAGTGCCGCAGCGCGGCGTCGTCATCCCCGTCGTGCCCGAGCTGTACGGGCCCATCCTGGACGAGCTGGCGGCCGACTACGGCATTGCGTTTCAGGAGGAGGAAGCGGGGGAATAG
- a CDS encoding tRNA1(Val) (adenine(37)-N6)-methyltransferase, whose product MPNDYFQFQQFRIEQAACAMKVSTDACVLGAAVDLAGATRLLDVGTGTGLLALMAAQRHPTVAIEAVELDPAAAAQAAANAAACPWGPRIQMHALSLAAYAAAGPASFSHIVCNPPFFQRALRSPNAARTTARHAAPESLTFAEISRFAADFLAPGGRLTLLLPVPEMAQFSADAAAVGLHPATRLALRHRPDSRVLRHVVAFGRAPGPPVEQELAIHPADDDAAYSAAFQALLAGFYLAL is encoded by the coding sequence GTGCCCAACGATTACTTCCAGTTCCAGCAGTTTCGCATCGAGCAGGCGGCGTGCGCCATGAAGGTGAGCACCGACGCCTGCGTGCTCGGCGCGGCCGTGGACCTAGCCGGCGCCACCCGCCTACTGGACGTGGGCACCGGCACCGGCCTGCTGGCCCTCATGGCCGCCCAGCGCCACCCCACGGTCGCCATCGAAGCCGTGGAGCTTGACCCCGCAGCCGCCGCGCAGGCCGCCGCCAACGCAGCCGCCTGCCCTTGGGGGCCCCGCATCCAAATGCACGCGCTCAGCCTAGCGGCCTACGCCGCCGCGGGGCCTGCGTCTTTTAGCCATATCGTGTGCAACCCGCCGTTTTTTCAGAGGGCCCTGCGCTCGCCCAATGCCGCCCGCACTACCGCCCGCCACGCCGCGCCCGAATCGCTCACTTTCGCCGAAATCAGCCGCTTCGCCGCTGACTTTCTGGCCCCCGGCGGCCGCCTCACCTTGCTACTGCCCGTGCCCGAAATGGCGCAGTTCAGCGCGGATGCGGCGGCCGTGGGCCTGCACCCAGCCACGCGGCTGGCACTGCGCCACCGGCCCGATAGCCGCGTGTTGCGCCACGTCGTGGCATTCGGGCGGGCCCCGGGGCCCCCGGTGGAGCAGGAACTAGCCATCCACCCAGCCGATGACGACGCAGCTTATTCGGCCGCGTTTCAGGCGCTACTGGCGGGGTTTTACCTGGCACTTTAG
- a CDS encoding ribonuclease H family protein, whose product MITLFTDGSARGNPGPGGYGAILRYGPYEKELAQGYRRTTNNRMELLAVIVGLEAVTRPDIPVLVVSDSKYVVDAVEKKWVFGWEKKPDFGKKANPDLWRRFLAVYRQRKVSFRWIKGHAGHAENERCDVLAVQSALGKGLLIDEGFERARAATSLL is encoded by the coding sequence TTGATTACCCTCTTCACCGACGGCTCGGCCCGTGGCAACCCGGGGCCCGGCGGCTACGGCGCCATCCTGCGCTACGGCCCCTACGAAAAAGAATTGGCCCAGGGCTACCGCCGCACCACCAACAACCGCATGGAACTGTTGGCCGTGATTGTGGGCCTGGAAGCCGTGACGCGCCCCGACATTCCGGTGCTCGTCGTGTCCGATTCGAAGTACGTAGTCGATGCCGTGGAGAAAAAATGGGTGTTTGGCTGGGAGAAAAAACCCGACTTCGGCAAGAAGGCTAACCCCGATTTGTGGCGCCGCTTCCTGGCCGTGTACCGCCAGCGCAAAGTGTCGTTCCGCTGGATAAAAGGCCACGCCGGCCACGCCGAAAACGAGCGCTGCGACGTGCTGGCCGTGCAAAGTGCCCTCGGCAAAGGCCTGCTCATAGACGAAGGTTTCGAGCGGGCCCGGGCCGCAACTTCGCTGCTGTAG
- a CDS encoding MarC family protein, whose translation MFNFQQIFSVTLTLFAIIDIIGSVPIIIQIRQREGEIKAELATVVAGGLMVTFLFLGQSILHLFGVDNESFALAGAVIIFLIGMEMILGIELFKSDMTARTGSIVPLAFPMIVGAGTMTTLLSLRAAYALPNILAGIGLNLVFVYAVLKTSPWIERQLGRAGEDVLRRVFGVILLAIAIKLFKANF comes from the coding sequence GTCACGCTCACCCTGTTCGCCATCATCGACATCATCGGCTCGGTGCCGATCATCATTCAGATTCGGCAGCGCGAGGGCGAAATCAAGGCCGAGCTGGCCACGGTGGTGGCGGGCGGGCTGATGGTGACGTTCCTGTTTCTGGGCCAGAGCATTCTGCACCTGTTCGGGGTTGATAACGAGAGCTTTGCCCTGGCCGGGGCTGTCATCATCTTCCTCATCGGCATGGAGATGATTCTCGGCATCGAGCTGTTCAAATCCGACATGACGGCCCGTACGGGCTCTATCGTGCCGCTGGCGTTTCCCATGATCGTGGGCGCTGGTACCATGACCACGCTGCTCTCGCTGCGCGCCGCCTACGCCCTGCCCAACATCCTGGCCGGCATTGGCCTAAACCTGGTGTTCGTCTACGCCGTGCTCAAGACCAGCCCCTGGATTGAGCGCCAGCTCGGCAGAGCCGGCGAAGATGTGCTGCGCCGCGTGTTCGGCGTCATCCTGCTGGCCATCGCCATCAAGCTCTTTAAAGCCAACTTTTAA